ATAGATCTGAATCAAgaaatcagtaaaaaaaaaagaaatggaaaggCAAAAGAAGGCTGAACCTGATGTTGGAGACCTGATGTTGGAACCTGTGGTAATCGCCCTTCATCTTGAGGTAGAAGACCTTAGAATCGCCGGAGGAAGCCAAGGGAATAAGGCGAGAGTTGAGGAGCTTGAGAATACCGTCGCAGATGTTGGAGAGCTCGGACTCGATCTTGGATCGGTAGTCGCGGATGACGGTGACGTGATCCTCGTTGTCGCGGCTCTTCCTTCTGCTCGATCGAGGAGATGATGCGCCACGAGGGAGGAGGCGGCGGAGGGAGGAGGCGGCGTAGGGAGCAGAAACGC
The Vigna angularis cultivar LongXiaoDou No.4 chromosome 5, ASM1680809v1, whole genome shotgun sequence genome window above contains:
- the LOC128196631 gene encoding protein BMH2-like → MWASLLKGSKNICHCFPSRVSLRFCLHNYAASSFAASNHFKRFCVSAPYAASSLRRLLPRGASSPRSSRRKSRDNEDHVTVIRDYRSKIESELSNICDGILKLLNSRLIPLASSGDSKVFYLKMKGDYHRFQHQIYS